The genomic interval TGCTGGGCAGAACAGGTGTGTGCCGGCAGGGTGGCCGAGGCAGAGGTTGAGATGCCCGTGCTCTGCTCTGCCATGGGTGCCGGCCAGGCTCGCCCAGCCCCTGCTGCAAGGGGAGCCGCGGTTCCGTAGCCTCTTGATCTCTGCATCTCCGTCTGAGAAGACATCTTGGAGCTGTGAGCTTAAGGCATTTCCCCACCTCTGCCCTGGCTGCCGCTGAGAAGGCAGAGTTCAGAAGGGCCCTCGGTGTGGCCTGTCCCCAGCAGGTGGCTCGGtcctgagggcagggcagggcgcgGCCTTCTGGCAAGGGGGGCCACAGAGGGTAGAGAGACTCCCAGGCTCTCTCCTGGCCCCGGGGCTCCTGGCAGGGTCCGAGCCTGGCCGCCCTCGTCCACTGTGACCCTGCCAGGCCACAAGAGCGGGTTCTCCTGGGGCGGCAAACAGTGGTTGGAGCCCAGGCTGTTGAGGCACCCTGGCTCCGCATGGGGggctgtgcagagcagtctgtgGTTCCAGGGTCTTCCAGCAGTGTCTCCCAAGGGACAAGACCCAGAAGGCCGGGGCCTCCCGCTGGCCGCCTTTCCCCACTGCTCAGATCTTCCCTCGGGGGACTCCCAGAGGCCAGGCTGGCACCCGGCCTCCAAGGCAGGGGCCAGGGATGCTGCCCGGCGGGGAGGGCTGGCCGGGCGTGGGGTGCGGGTGAGGTTGCATGGAGCATCCCCCCACTGGAGCCCTATATGACAGACCCTCAGCGTCAGCAGGACGGCCACCCCCTCAGCCGCCATGAAGCTCATCTCGCCCCGAGACTTCGTGGACCTGGTGCTGGTGAGGGCCTACGAGGACGGCTCTATCAGCTCCAACGGTGAGGCCCCGCACCCCGGCCCGGCCGCCGGCCTGGTCCCGTGCACCGAACCTCGTGGGGGCTGGCCCTTGGTCAACCCAGTGCCACGTTCCTCAGACAGCGTGTGCCAGCTGCATCCCTGACACCCTCCTCTCTCCGGCAGCCACCCACACGGAGCACCCGTCCTGCCCCACCAGGCCCGGCTACGTGAGGGGTTTCAACCACCCCTGTGGTTGCTTCTGTGAACCGCTGCCTGGGTGAggatggtggggagccgggggtgacCAGTGCTGCCGTGGGGGGCTAGGAGGGGCGCTCACACAGCAGGGCTGAGCCCCAAGACTCTGCTCCAGCCTGGAGGCAGGCGGCAGAGAGGAGACCCCGGGGGCCCCACAGGTGAATGGTTGGGGCACACGGGGGCTTTGAGGCccagaaaatggctgctgggcaCAGGGGTAGGGCTGAGGGTCAACCCAGAGGTGGAGCAGctggggggtgctgggtgggcgCCATGCAGGGAGGACTCCGGCTGTTCTGGGGGAGGCCCTGTAGTCGCTGTGAGGGGCTTCCAGAGTGTGCTGGACACCGGCACGTCCACCTCCAGCCAGTGAGGGCTGGGCCCACAGGCCACCGTGCCGCCCAGACGGCTTCCCAGCACCCAGGCCACGAGGGTGGGGACACCAGCACCACTGTCCTTGCTCCCTGAGAACCACATCTCTCCAgctgctgcggggggggggggtgtctaggTCTAGGTAAGGGGTGTCTTGGGGGTCAGCTGGGCGGCCCTGCACGGACCCGCCGCAAAGCCCCCACCACTGCCCTGACCACCTGCTGTCCTCCACAGGGAGCCCAGCACCACCAGGGTGGTGGCCTTCTTCCAGACCGACCTGAGCGGCTACCTGCCGCAGAGTGTGGTGGAGGCCTTCTTCCCCCGAAGCATGGCCACCTTCTTCACCAACCTGCGCAGGGCCTCGACCAGCCTGTGCTGACCGCtgccggggggtgggggagagggctcAACCAACCAGCTCTCGGGTGCAAGGGGGGCCTCGTGCTCTGTCTCACACCCAGGTGCCTCCTGAGCTGGGGACCCTGCACCCCGCCCTCCTACCCCTGGAAGGAATCCGTCTCCCCTGAACTAGGtgtcccctgcaccccaccctctACCCCCAGAGGAGACCCAGGTCCCCCCTGAACTGGGGCAGCCCCACTAAGTGACGACCAGGTCCTTGCTGCCTGTCCCCATGACTCCAGGCTCCCCGTTGACCCGCAGGGGTCCTGTCCTCTTGGGAGGGGCTCTGAGGCCTGCCCTGCCCGGCCAGGGGCCCGGTGATTCAGGAGGCCAAGCAGAGCCTTCATGGAGGAGGGCACAGTGCCTCCCTGCAGGCCTGGGGTGCGGTGCCCTGGGGCGGGTGAGCCTCCGGGCCTGGGGTGAAGACCTGCAGAGAAGAACAGGTCAGGAGGCTGGCCGGCTCAGCCTACAGCAGCCCCGCAGCAGTGGGTGGAGACCCGGAGCTCAGCCTACAGCAGCCCCCCAGCAGTGGGTGGAGACCCGGACTGAGCTGCTGTGGGCCAGGCTCTGCCCTGGTGGCCTTACTGGACTGGAGTGGCAGTGTCTCTGAGCCACAGACTGTCACTGGTGTCAGGCGGTCTCACcggcctgcagtcctgcttttgCCAAATAAAAGGAGTCACCAGCCCATGGGTGACCCCCAGGAACAAAGGTCAATGGACTGGAAGCAGCCTAAGCCAAGCACCTGGggctgggaagccagggactcggaGGAGACCCCACAAATGGAGCCGCTGTCTTGTCCCCAGGCGTGCTTTTGTCAGGCGGGAACACCTGTCACTGTGCCTGGGggcatcttcccctttctcttaacTATTACTCTCTGGTGGCCGGGTTGGCCTTGTCTTGAGTGAGGGTAGGGCACGGCTGGCTATGGGCAGCCAAGGGTGGCCTTGCAGGACCCCGGGTGTTCAGCTCCCCTGGGGGAGACCCAGCCTCAGCTACGCCGGCGGGCACAGGCCTCCTCCAGTGAAAACAGCTGGGAGGGGAGCTGGTGAGGGCCTGTCCCATCTACTCTGCGGCCTGGTCATCTGCGTCCTCACTGCCCTCTCCCTCGCCACCCCATTTCCTGGCAGTGCTTGTAACTGCTTGGCAAAGCCACCCCCACTCAGCGGGGCCCAGGAAGTGAGCACACTGGAGCCGCAGGCAGCCCGCCCTGAGCCCGGCTggggtggctggctggctgtgcACCGTCCCCCAGGACCCCGGGCTGGGCGCACAAAGCTGAGGGAGGTCGGGGGACGCTGCTGGTGGCCCTGCCTGTGGCTCacgctgtattttttttttttttttttgacacctgcttcaccgcctgtgaagcggctctcctgcaggtgggaagccgggggctcgaaccgggatccttatgccggtccttgtgctttgctccacgtgcgcttaacccgctgcgctactgcccggctccctcaatattttattttgctttagtgATTAGATACGTAGACCAGGTAGATAGACTGATGTATgacggtgctggggactgaacctggctggggcctgcagaaccatgatgcagtctccccagccccaactcTGCCCCCACGCTGTATTTTTTCTAAGACCCCTGAAGGAGCAAGCTGTCAGGTGTCTATCCAGAGAGGAAGCGGCTGAGCGCTGCTTGATGCGAGCACAGCTATGCCGGGGTCGCTCGGGGTGCGCGGGTCCGCCTGCCAGTGGGGCTTCACGCCTGCCCCCTCGTCTCTGCCCTGTGTCTGGAGGGGAGCAGAGGCGCACACAGGAGCAGCAACAGAAAACAGGGCCCAAGTGAAGCCTGAGAAGTTAACGGTGGCAGCTCCAGCGGCCCCGGAAAAGGAGCGGGCCTGGAGGGCCGACCCAGGCGCGGGGGGCGGAGCGTCCGCctagggggcggggcctgggcagAGCTGGGCGTGGTCTGAGGGGGCGGGGCATGGGCGTGGTCTGTTGGCGCGTCCGCCGCGGGGCGGGCCCTGAGCGTGGTCTGCGGGGCGTCCGccgcgggggcggggcctgggcgtgGTTGGCGAGGCGAGGCCTGAGCGTGGTCTGCGGGGAGGGGCCTAGGTGTGGTCTGTGGGGCGTCCGtcgcggggcggggcctgggcgtgGTCTGCGGTGCGGGGGCCTGGGCGTGGTCTGCGGGGAGGGGCCTAGGCGTGGTCTGTGGGGCGTCCGCCGCGGGGCGGGGCCGCGGCGTGGTCtgtggggcggggcctgggcgtgGTCTGGGGGCGTCCGCCGGGGGACGGGGCCGCGGGGTGGTCGCGGTCTGCGGTGCGGGGCCTGGGCGTGGTCTGCGGGGCGTCCGccgcgggggcggggcctgggcgtgGTCTGCGGTGCGGGGGCCTGGGCGTGGTCTGCGGGGAGGGGCCTAGGCGTGGTCTGTGGGGCGTCCGCCGCGGGGCGGGGCCGCGGCGTGGTCtgtggggcggggcctgggcgtgGTCTGGGGGCGTCCGCCGGGGGACGGGGCCGCGGGGTGGTCGCGGTCTGCGGTGCGGGGCCTGGGCGTGGTCTGCGGGGCGTCCGccgcgggggcggggcctgggcgtgGTCTGCGGTGCGGGGGCCTGGGCGTGGTCTGCGGGGAGGGGCCTAGGCGTGGTCTGTGGGGCGTCCGCCGCGGGGCGGGGCCGCGGCGTGGTCtgtggggcggggcctgggcgtgGTCTGGGGGCGTCCGccggggggcggggccgcggcgtggtctgtggggcggggcctgggcgtgGTCTGGGGGCGTCCGccggggggcggggccgcggcgtggtctgtggggcggggcctgggcgtgGTCTGGGGGCGTCCGccggggggcggggccgcggcgtagtctgtggggcggggcctgggcgtgGTCTGGGGGGCGTCCGCCGCGGGGCGGGGCCGCGGGGTGGTCTGCGGTGCGGGGCCTGGGCGTGGTCTGCGGGGCGAGGCCTGAGCGTGGTCTGCGGGGTGGGGCCGCGGCGTGGTCTGTGGGGCGTCCGTCGCGGGGCGGGGCCTGCCGTGCGCGCGCGTGCTGGGCGGGGCTGAGGCCGCCCGGCGCAGTCTCACCTTTGGGCCCCGAGCTCCTTCCAGAAGCTTCTGGGCGGCGAGCTGCGGAGCGGCCCGGCTCAGCGCTGAAGATCAGCCCGGCTGAGGGGGCGGACAGACCCGGGAGCCCCTCGCCCGCGTAGGCTCCCCTCCGGCTGCAGGCTCCGGCGTCAGGTGGGACGCGCCCAGGTGAGGGCGGGGCTCCTCGGGGAGGCGGCGTCTGCTGGGCGTCGTTCCCTGGCGTCGGTCCCGCCGCGTCCACAGAGCTGTGGGCCGTCTGTCCCCACACGGCGCTGAGCCGAGCCCTAGGGCCCCCCCCCCGGCCCAGCTGCGCCCACGTGAGCAGCCCCACGCCAGGGCCcccacctgggtgctgggtgtgagccgtatctgggtgctggctgctgggtgtgagccctacctgggtgctggctgctgggtgtgagccctacctgggtgctggctgctgggtatgagccctacctggctgctgggtgtgagccctacctggctgctgggtgtgagccctacctgggtgctgggtgtgagccctacctgtgtgctggctgctgggtgtgagccctacctgtgtgctggctgctgggtgtgagccctacctgggtgctggctgctgggtatgagccctacctgggtgctgggtgtgagccctacctgtgtgctggctgctgggtgtgagccctacctgggcgCTGCCTGctaggtgtgagccctacctgggtgctggctgctgggtgtgagccctacctggctgctgggtgtgagccctacctgtgtgctggctgcggGGTGTGagtcctacctgggtgctgggtgtgagccctacctgtgtgctggctgctgggtgtgagccctacctgtgtgctggctgctgggtgtgagccctacctgtgtgctggctgctgggtgtgagtcctacctgtgtgctggctgctgggtgtgaaccctacctgggtgctggctgctgggtatgagccctacctgggtgctggctgcttggTGTAAGCCCAACCTGGGTGCTGGCAgctgggtatgaggtcccacctgggtgctggctgcttggtgtgagccctacctgggtgctggctgctgggtgtgagccctacctgggtgctggctgctgggtgtgagtcctacctgtgtgctggctgctgggtgtgagccctacctgggtgctggctgctgggtatgagccctacctgggtgctggctgctgggtgtgagccctacctgggtgctggctgctgggtgtgagccctacctgggttctggctgctgggtatgagccctacctgggtgctgggtgctgggtatgagccctatCTTGGTGCTTGCTGATGGGTAttagccctacctgggtgctggctgctaggtatgaggtcccacctgggtgctggctgctcggtgtgagccctacctgggtgctggctgctgggtgtgaaccctacctggatgctggctgctgggtatgaggttccacctgggtgctggctgctgggtgtgagccctatctgggtgctggctgctgggtatgaggtcccacctgagtgctggctgctgggtttaGGTCCCACCTGGGTGCAGCTGCTGTGTATTTGCCCTacatgggtgctgggtgctggctgctgggtatgagcccaatctgggtgctggctgctgggtatgaggtcccacctgggtgctggctgctttttatgagccctacctgggtgcagctgctgggtatgagccctacctgggtgctgggtgctggctgctgggtatgagccctacctgggtgctggctgatgggtgtgagccctacctgtgtgctggctgctgggtgtgagccctacctgggtgctggctgctgggtatgagccctacctgggtgctgggtgctgggtgtgagccctacctgggtgctggctgctgggtgtgagccctacctgggtgctggctgctgggtgtgagccctacctgggtgctggctgctgggtatgagccctacctggctgctgggtgtgagccctacctgggtgctgggtgtgagccctacctgtgtgctggctgctgggtgtgagccctaccagggtgctggctgctgggtgtgagccctacctgggtgctggctgctgggtgtgagtcctacctgtgtgctggctgctgggtgtgagcccgacctgggtgctgggtgctgggtgtgagccctacctgggtgctggctgatgggtatgagccctacctgggtgctggctgcttggtgtgagccctacctgggtgctggctgctgggtgtgagccctacctgtgtgctggctgcggggtgtgagccctacctgggtgctgcctgctaggtgtgagccctacctgggtgctggctgctgggtgtgagccctacctggctgctgggtgtgagccctacctgtgtgctggctgcggGGTGTGagtcctacctgggtgctgggtgtgagccctacctgggtgctggctgctgggtatgagccctacctgtgtgctgggtgtgagccctacctgggtgctggctgctgggtgtgagccctacctgtgagctgggtgctgggtgtgagccctacctggatgctggctgctgggtatgaggttccacctgggtgctggctgctgggtgtgagccctatctgggtgctggctgctgggtatgaagTCCCACCtgagtgctggctgctgggtttaGGTCCCACCTGGGTGCAGCTGCTGTGTATTTGCCCTacatgggtgctgggtgctggctgctgggtatgagcccaatctgggtgctggctgctgggtatgaggtcccacctgggtgctggctgctttttatgagccctacctgggtgcagctgctgggtatgagccctacctgggtgctgggtgctggctgctgggtatgagccctacctgggtgctggctgatgggtgtgagccctacctgggtgctggctgctgggtgtgagccctacctgggtgctggctgatgggtgtgagccctacctgtgtgctggctgctgggtgtgagccctacctgggtgctggctgctgggtgtgagccctacctgggtgctggctgctgggtgtgagccctacctgggtgctggctgctgggtgtgagccctacctgggtgctggctgctgggtgtgagccctacctgggtgctggctgctgggtatgagccctac from Erinaceus europaeus chromosome 20, mEriEur2.1, whole genome shotgun sequence carries:
- the STARD5 gene encoding stAR-related lipid transfer protein 5 isoform X2, yielding MDPALAAQVSAEVAEKMLQYRRDASGWKTCREDNGVCVSWRPSVEFPGKLYRGEGIVKAPWEKVWDCLKPLAGSLREKWDENVTSFEIVESITDTLSVSRTATPSAAMKLISPRDFVDLVLVRAYEDGSISSNATHTEHPSCPTRPGYVRGFNHPCGCFCEPLPGEPSTTRVVAFFQTDLSGYLPQSVVEAFFPRSMATFFTNLRRASTSLC
- the STARD5 gene encoding stAR-related lipid transfer protein 5 isoform X3, with translation MRQAGRLAGRTYRGEGIVKAPWEKVWDCLKPLAGSLREKWDENVTSFEIVESITDTAGLWLRVRPCCLHETLSVSRTATPSAAMKLISPRDFVDLVLVRAYEDGSISSNATHTEHPSCPTRPGYVRGFNHPCGCFCEPLPGEPSTTRVVAFFQTDLSGYLPQSVVEAFFPRSMATFFTNLRRASTSLC
- the STARD5 gene encoding stAR-related lipid transfer protein 5 isoform X1, whose translation is MDPALAAQVSAEVAEKMLQYRRDASGWKTCREDNGVCVSWRPSVEFPGKLYRGEGIVKAPWEKVWDCLKPLAGSLREKWDENVTSFEIVESITDTAGLWLRVRPCCLHETLSVSRTATPSAAMKLISPRDFVDLVLVRAYEDGSISSNATHTEHPSCPTRPGYVRGFNHPCGCFCEPLPGEPSTTRVVAFFQTDLSGYLPQSVVEAFFPRSMATFFTNLRRASTSLC